The Dasypus novemcinctus isolate mDasNov1 chromosome 13, mDasNov1.1.hap2, whole genome shotgun sequence genome segment CAGTTCGTCGTAGGGCATGCCCCACTTGCTCGCAAAATTCCTCCAGTTTTTGACGGTGGGGTGGCAGGGATCCAGCTTTATCCTGATCACATCCAGTAAGTCCTGGTCGTTGAGCAAGTCACTTATGGTGGGCGCCCGGAGCGAGCACGAGGGACAGGTACAGTTTTCCCGACAGGATCTGTCCTTGCTGAGATCTGCAGGGAGAAACAACAGCTGTCAGCAGGAGGCCTGCAGCAGTGTGCAATTCTCACGCCCTCGATTTTCCGCTGGGGTTCCCAAGGGCACCAGCGTGAAGCTAACAGAGTGTATCATACAGGGGAATGTTTCCGAGTGCTCATTTCTGTATAATACAGACTCACCCCAAACGGGTGTGTTGCTGGAAACGGCAGTCTGTTTTTGCAAAGCCAGTCTCCCttcctttctgatatgctctccGTCTTCCGGTGTGCATCCACCAGACTGCTGGCCAGACAAGAGGGCGCCAGGGAGCAGGGGTCTCTCTGTGCAGGTAACCAGCCCAGGTGGACTGGGCTCCCCCCCACCTGCAGCCCACTGTGCCCTCATCAGTAACGAGCTCATACTTGCGTGCACCGCAAGCGTCACCTGCTTCCAAGTTTCAAGTCAAGCCTGACGGCTTTTTAACACCAAACACAGCATGCTAGGGTACAAAGGATTGCACAATTCTTTAAGAGGtccttaaaaaagagagaaagaaactggaATATCCACTCCATATGCATATTTGAATATGCGTGGTAATTGATAATGCcagaaaagttatttaaaatttatggCCACCTGATCGTGCCTTtgcctttctctgtgttttcttctcccACGGGGCCCCCTTTGAAGCGGGGCCAAGGCCCTGCGGTGTGTGCAGTTGGAGGCAAACCCGGCTGGACGAGCAGGAAGCGCTGGAGCTGAGCTCCCGCCGAGGGGGCGCTTCCATCCCAGGGGAGGGGCAGCAGGCTCCCGTTCAGCCACCGCAGCCTCATCTGATCAGCAGGGGGCACGTTGGGAGGGGAAGCTGTCCATGAGGGGTCTTGGTAAGTCATTTATAATGAGTTGTTCAGCCCAGTCTGCCAAGCATGGCATCCTAGGCGACTTAAATTCTGCAACAACTCCAAGCCTTGTGACCCCCTGGATTCGGATGTTAACAGCCAACGGCCCTTCAGAGGTCACTGGCCTGGCAGATTCTAGGGACTGTTCTGATGACCTTTACTGTGCATGCCACGAAAGCGAGTCCTAGCAAGAGCGAGTCACGATGGTAATCAAAAGGTTGCGAACCAGCAACttggaggggaaaataaatgaaaagaaaacaaagcaagagCTGTGAAAATTATGCTTATATCCTTTGACCTCCTAACATGCCTTTTAGGGCCTAGTCTCTGGAGAGTATCCAAAATACGTTGCTATACGAAAGAGTTTATAACAGTGTCATTTATATTGGCAAATGTTTAAACAACTTCCATGTCTAAAGCTAGGGGAATAGTGAAGGAAATCATTGCATTACTTGATGGCATACTATTTACATAATCATGAAGACGGTAGCTACTTAGGAAATGCTTGCACTGTAATAGTAAGTGAAAAACGTAGGATACAAAGAATCTATGTACTTGGTGATGAGAACTATGTGGAAACTGTACGTTAATAGTACTATGAAGGGAAATGTACCAAAATAATAGTTGTTATTGTGTTAACATGGTaggattatttttctattttccaagCTTTTTTCTAGTGGTGGTAACTAACACAATGTGGTAACTAACACAATGTACTGCATTCACAAACATCTTGCTTAGCTTAGCATAGAGATTTATCAATGGAGCAGTT includes the following:
- the EDARADD gene encoding ectodysplasin-A receptor-associated adapter protein isoform X2, yielding MSSLLMRAQWAAGGGEPSPPGLVTCTERPLLPGALLSGQQSGGCTPEDGEHIRKEGRLALQKQTAVSSNTPVWDLSKDRSCRENCTCPSCSLRAPTISDLLNDQDLLDVIRIKLDPCHPTVKNWRNFASKWGMPYDELCFLEQRPQSPTLEFLLRNSQRTVEQLIELCSLYHRADVEKVLRRWVEEEWPKRGRGEPARPF